A single genomic interval of Natator depressus isolate rNatDep1 chromosome 14, rNatDep2.hap1, whole genome shotgun sequence harbors:
- the LOC141998878 gene encoding olfactory receptor 6C4-like, with product MANTEGRNQTSITEFVLLGFRELPELLALLFLLFLVIYIVTLAGNILIVALVVADRHFHIPMYFFLGNLSCLETCYTSTLLPRVLASFLTGDNTISVSGCMTQFYFVSFFAAAECYLLAVMSYDRYLAICKPLHYAALMNTRFCLQLAAGSWINGFLAVIIVIVLMLQLTFCGPNEIDHFYCESTEMLNLCCNGTNQIELVITILAAIFTLPPFVLTMMSYVCIIFTILRIPSTAGRQKAFSTCSSHLIVVTIFYGTLIIVYLLPKTNTLRDLNKVFSVCYTILTPMANPFIYSLRNKEVKEALRKIVSKCVDFTRK from the coding sequence ATGGCAAACACAGAAGGGAGGAATCAAACGTCCATCACAGAATTCGTCCTCCTGGGATTCAGGGAGCTTCCTGAACTGCTGGCCCTACTCTTCCTGCTGTTTCTAGTGATCTACATTGTGACCTTGGCCGGGAACATCCTCATTGTTGCGCTAGTGGTGGCTGATCGGCACTTTCACatccccatgtacttcttcctggggaacttgTCCTGCTTGGAGACCTGCTACACCTCCACCCTCCTGCCCAGGGTTCTGGCCAGTTTCCTGACAGGGGACAATACCATTTCTGTTAGTGGTTGTATGacacaattttattttgttagtttctttgctgCTGCAGAATGCTATCTGCTAGCAGTGATGTCATATGATCGGTACTTGGCGATATGCAAACCGCTCCATTATGCAGCCCTCATGAATACCAGGTTCTGCCTGCAGTTAGCAGCTGGATCTTGGATAAATGGATTTCTGGCTGTTATCATAGTAATAGTTCTAATGTTACAATTAACTTTCTGTGGCCCCAATGAAATTGATCATTTCTACTGTGAATCCACAGAAATGTTAAATCTCTGCTGCAATGGCACCAACCAGATAGAGCTTGTCATTACCATCCTGGCTGCTATATTCACTCTGCCTCCATTTGTATTAACCATGATGTCCTACGTGTGTATCATCTTCACCATCCTGAGAATCCCTTCCACCGCTGGGAGGCAAAAGGCATTTTCTacctgctcctctcacctcattGTGGTGACCATTTTCTATGGGACCCTGATCATTGTGTATCTGCTACCAAAAACCAACACACTAAGAGACCTAAACAAAGTGTTCTCTGTCTGCTACACAATTCTGACACCTATGGCCAATCCCTTCATatacagcctgagaaacaaagaGGTGAAAGAGGCCCTGAGAAAAATTGTCAGTAAATGTGTAGATTTTACAAGAAAATAG